In Jannaschia sp. W003, the genomic stretch GGCCATCTGGCGTGAACCTCACGCGGCCCGCGCCGCCCGCTCGCGCGGCACGTGGCGCAGGTGCGAGCCGGTGACGCCGCCCGGCAGGGCCGCCACGCGGTCGGCCACGTCGAGGAGCTTGCCCAGGTCGATGCCGGTGTCGAGCCCGCCCTCGTTGAACGCGAACACGAGGTCCTCGGTGGCGGTGTTGCCCGTCGCGCCAGGCGCGAAGGGGCAGCCCCCGAGGCCGGCGGCAGCCGCGTCGAAGGCGGGGACGCCCGCGTGCCAGGCGGCGAGCGCGTTGGCGACGCCCTGCCCGAAGGTGTCGTGGCCGTGGAAGGCCCACGTGCTCCGCGCCGTCTCGGGCAGGGCCATCGCGGCGCGGAACCGCTCGGCCACCGCGAAGGGGTTGGCGCGGCCCGTGGTGTCGCAGAGCGCGATTTCCGCTTCGGGGGCGATGGCGGCGGCCCGGCGGGTGGCGGCGAGCACGGCGTCCAGCGGCACGGTGCCCTCGAAGGGGCAGTCGAAGGCCGTGGCGACGTTGACGCGCAGGCGCGTGTTCTCGGGCAGGGCGGCGGCCACCGCGCCCAGCCCGTCCAGCGAGTCTGCGACGGACTGTCGGACGTTGCTGCGGTTGTGGGACTCGGAGACCGAGAACACGTAGCCGATCTCGCGGATGCCGGCCCCGGCGGCCCGCTCGGCGCCGCGCACGTTCGGGACCAGCGCCATGAGCCGGGCGGGCAGGTCCAGCACGGCGGCGGCGATCTCCGCCATGTCGTGCATCTGCGGCACCGCCCTGGGGCTCACGAAGCTGCCGATCTCCACGCGCCGGCAGCCGGCGGCGACAAGGTCGCGGATCAGCGCGATCTTGGTGTCCGTGGGCAGGGGATCGCGGATGCTCTGGAGGCCGTCGCGGGGGGCGACCTCGACGATGGCGGGGCGGCGGTCGGTCACGGGGGCGTCCTTGCCTGCGAGGGTCTCAGACAACTTCGGTGCCCTCCCCGGCCTCGGGCGCGCGGCCCTGCCAGGCATCGAGCACGTCGAGCGCGAAGCGGATCGCGAGGAGGCCGAAGCCGATGGGCAGCATGGCGTAGGGTATCACCATGGGCGTGCCGAAGGACGACGAGACCCGCTCGCCGTACTCCGCGGCCTGGGCGGCGATCAGGTAGCCGCGCCAGGCCATGATGCCGGCGAACCCGGCGCCGAACAGGCCGATGATCGCGCGCACCGTCCGCCGGCCGCGGTCCCCCAGCCGGTCGGCGAAGAAGGTGATGCGGATGTGGCTGTCGGTGCGCTGCACGTCGGCGGCGGCCATCACGGCCACGTAGACGATCAGGAAGGTGTTGATCTCCAGCGACCACGAGGTCGGCGCGGCGAAGAGGTAGCGGGCGACGGCGTCGTACACGATGGTCAGCACCATGAAGACCAGCACGACCTGCCCGCCCCGTTGGGTCAGGCGCTCGAGGAAGGTGTAGGCGGTGCGCATGGTCGGACCTCCGGAGCGGGTGGGGGAGGGGGCGCGGCGGGCGCGCCCCCCGGATCATCAGGACTCGGCGCCGGTGGCGAGCGCGATGGCGCGCCGGCCGACCTCCGGGCCGACCTCCTCGAGCCAGGCGTCGATCACGGCCTGCGAGCCCGCCTCGAGGCGCTCGAGCTCCTCCGCGGTGGGCTCGATCACCTCGATGCCGGCCTCCTCCATCATCGGCCAGAACTCGTTCGGGTAGATGACGTCGTTGGCCTCGCGGGCGCCGTTCTCCTCGAACCAGGCGGCGGCATCCTCGACCGCGGCGCGCTCCTCGTCGCTCAGGGCCTCCCAGCGCTTCGTGGTCATGAACAGGCCGATGCCGAAGGCGGTCACGGGCAGGGTGTAGACGGCGCCGAGCTGCTCCTGCAGCGAGCGGCCCACGACCGTCGAGATGTTCGCCACGGCGGCGTCCACGGTGCCCCGCTGGAGCGCGAGGTAGAGCTCCGAGGAGGGGATGCGCACGGCGGCGGCGCCGAAGTCCTCCATCAGCTTGGTCGCCTCGAACGAGACCACGCGGACCTTCTTGCCCGCGATGTCGTCGATCGAGCGGATCGCCCCGTCGCCGGTGGACCAGACGTACTCCGGCTCCAGCACGTTCCCCATCATGGAGATCATGCGGAGGTCTTCCTTGGCCAGCTCCTCGTTCATCAGCTCGAACAGGGGCGAGCCCTTGGCGATGCGGCCCGGGTTCTCGTAGAGCGCCTCGACCACGCCCGGCAGGCCGGTGATCCCGAGGATCGGCGAGGAGCGGGTGATGTAGCTGGTGGTGTGGAACATGAAGTCGATGGTGCCCGAGCGCAGCGCGGGCAGCTGCTCGTCGGCCTTCAAGAGCTTGCCGCTGTCGTAGTAGTCCACGGCGATGGCGTCGGAGGCGTCGAGGCGCTCCACGAAGCCGGCGGAGCCGTAGCTCAGCGCCTTGTAGGAGGGCGGCAGGTAGCTGACGCCGGTGAGCGTGGTCTCGGCCATGGCGGGGGCCGCGAAGGCCAGGGCGCCGGCGAGGGCTGCGGCGGAGCCGAGCAGGGTTCTGCGGGTCGTGGTCATCTCTGGGTTCTCCCTTGGGTTCGAGACGGTCACAGGAGGCCGGGCAGCCACAGGCTGATCGGCGGGAAGAGGACGAAGAGCATCAGCACCGCGAACTGGACCGCCACGAAGGGCACCACGGAGCGGATGATCTCCTCGACCTCGAGTTGGGGGCACACGCCCTTGAGGGCGTAGAGGTTGAGGCCGACGGGCGGCGTCACCACCGCGATCTCCAGGTTCATGACCAGCACGATGCCGAACCACAGCGGGTCGTAGCCCAGCGCGGTCACGAGCGGCAGCAGGATGGGCGTGGTCACCACGATCAGCGAGACCGCGTCGACCAGCATCCCCAGGAGCACGAGGGCGACCATCACCAGCGTCAGGATCGCCCAGGGCGGCAGGTCCGTGGCGGTGAGCGCGGCCGAGACGTTCTCGGGGACGCGCACGAGGTTGAGGTAGTCGCCGAAGATCTTGGCGGTGCCCATGATGAGGAGGATCGCGCCCGACACCTTCACCGAGGACCGCAGAATCGCGACCGTGCGCCGCCAGTCGAGGCAGCGGAAGATGAGGGCCGCGATCAGGAACGCCCCCAGCGCGCCGAAGGCGGCGGCCTCGGAAGGGGTGGCGATGCCGGAGTAGATCGAGCCCAGCACGATCAGCACCAGCAGCATGGCGTGCCAGATGCCGCCGAGGGCGCGCAGCTTCTCGGCGCGGGGGGCCCTGGGGCCGTCGTCGGCGGGCGCCTCGGCGGGGTTCAGGCGCACCCGGACCCAGATGTAGAGGCACAAGGCGAGGGCCAGCACGATGCCGGGAAGGATGCCGCCGATGAAGAGCGCGCCCACGGACACGCCCGAGACCGCGCCGTAGATGATGAACGGCACCGAGGGCGGGATCAGCATGGCCAGCGCGCCCGAGGACGCGACGGATCCGGCGGCCAGACCCCGCGAGTAGCCGCGGTCCAGCATCTGCGGCACCGCGATCGAGCCCACGGCGGCGACGCCCGCGACGGACACGCCCGAGACCGCGCCGAAGATGGCCGAGGCGCCCACGGTGGAGATGGCGAGCCCGCCCCGCAGCCACTGGAGCCACAGGGACGCGGCGCGGAACAGGTTGGCCCCCACGGGGGTGGCGCCGAGGATGTTGCCCATCAGGATGAACAGGGGCAGCGCGATCAGCTCGAAGGAGTTGAGCTGCCCGAAGAACGAGGTGGGCGCGAAGAAGAACGCGAGCGGGCCGCGCGCCATCCACAGGCCCAGGAGGCCCGAGGCGCCCAGCGCCAGGAAGATCGGCGCGCCGGCCCCGATCAGGCCCAGCAGCATCACGACGACGATGATCGGCTCTAGCACGGCGCGTCTCCTCGGGTGTTCACGGCGTCCTCCCTCCCGGGGCTCAGGTCACGCCGTCGGCGCGCAGGGCCTCGCGGCGCGCGGCGTCGTAGCCGAGCGTCTCCGCGAGGATGGTGTCGGTGTGCTCGCCCAGGGCGGGCCCAAGCCCGCGCACGGCGCCGGGCGAGCGCGACAGGCGCGGGAACACGTTCTGCATGGCGAGCGTGCGGCCGCGCTTCGGGTCCTCGACGTGCACGATGCTCCGGCGCGCGGCGAAGTGCTGGTCGGCCAGCATGTCCTCGGCGGTGTAGGCGAGGCCCACGGGCACGCCCCCGGCGGCCATGCGCTCCACGATCTCGGCGGCGTCCACGGTGCGGGTCCAGTCCGCGATCAGGTCGTCCAGCTCTGCCTGGTTCTCGCCCCGGGCGCGGTGGGTGGCGTAGCGCGGGTCGTCGGCCAGCTCGGGCCGGTCCATGGCCTCGCACAGGCGCCGGAACACCGAGTCCTGGTTGGCGCCGATCACTACGTCCTTGCCGTCGCGCGCGGGGTAGGCGTTCGAGGGGGCGATGCCGGGCAGCGAGGAGCCGTTGCGCTCGCGCACGTGGCCGCCGGCGTCGTACTCGGCCACGAGGCTCTCGGTCAGGCCGAGCACGGCCTCGTAGATGGCGCTGTCGACCACCTGGCCCCGGCCCGTACGGTGGCGGTCCTGGAGGGCGAGCAGCACGCCCATGGCCGCGTTCACGCCGGCCATGGTGTCGCCGAGGCTTAGGCCGATGCGGATCGGGGCGCGGTCGGGGTAGCCGGAGATGTGGCGCAGGCCGCCCGCCGCCTCGCAGACCGAGGCGAAGCCCGCGCGCCCGGCATAGGGCCCGTCCTGGCCGTAGCCCGACACGCGGGCCATGATCAGGCGCGGGTTGATCGCGGCGAGCGCGTCGTAGCCGAGGCCCCAGCGCTCCATGGTGCCGGGGCGGAAGTTCTCGACCAGCACGTCGGACTCGGCCACGAGGTCGCGCAGCACCGCCTGCCCCTCGGGGCGGCGCAGGTCGAGCGTGACCGACTTCTTGCCGCGCGCGATCACGTCCCACCACACGGGGTCGCCGCTCCGGTCCGGGCGGCCCCACTGGCGCATGGCGTCGCCCACCTCGGGCGGCTCGACCTTGACGACCTCGGCGCCGAAGTCGCTCAGCAGCTGGCCGCAGTAGGGCCCGGCGATGAGCTGTCCGAGTTCGATCACGCGAATGCCGTCGAGCGGTGCCATGGGGCGGGTCTCCGTCTGGTGGCGCTGCGCAGACGGTATCGGGAGGGATGCGGCGGCGGGTTGCGGAGGTGCGGATGCATAAGTGTTATTTTGGCACGACGGAGGCGGGAGGGGCAGTTTCATTGGCACGGCGTGCCATGGGGGAATCCCGGCCAATGCGAGCGAACGGGCCGTAAGTCACGCTCACCGCAGAACTGAGACTCCGAGGCGGTCACGAAACGGGAATGGCAGGAAATGCTACCGAACGCCGGATCGGCGGCATCGGCGTTCCAGCCCGTCCGCCGCGTGTCCGCGAGAACGCAGCAAAATGTCCCGCCCTCCCGCCTAAAAGTGATCCAACCGTCGCGCCCCCCCCGCGTGCCGCCCGATCCCCCTTCCCGGAGCCCCCGCCATGACCGACACCCGCACCCTCGACCGGCTGGCCCGCGCCGCCCTGTGGCTCTCGCACTGGACGATCCACCACGCCAACCACGTCCGCCCCAGGGCCGACGGCGAGGTGAAGGTGGGCGGGCACCAGGCCTCGTCGGCCTCGATGGCGCAGATCATGACCGCGCTCTACTTCCACGCCCTGCGCCCCGAGGACCGGGTCGCCGTCAAGCCCCACGCTTCGCCCGTGTTCCACGCGATCCAGGCGCTGGCCGGGAACATGCCGCGGGAGAAGCTGGAGCGGTTCCGGGGCCTCGGCGGCGCCCAAAGCTACCCCTCGCGCACCAAGGACGTGGACGACGTGGACTTCTCGACCGGCTCGGTGGGCCTCGGGGTGGCGGCCACGCTGTTCGCCTCCCTGGTGCAGGACTACCTGCACGCCAAGGACGCCTTGCGTCCCGACTGGCCGATGGGCCGCATGGTGGCGCTGGTGGGCGATGCGGAACTGGACGAGGGCAACGTCTACGAGGCGCTGCAGGAGGGCTGGAAGCACGACCTGCGCAACTGCTGGTGGATCGTGGACTACAACCGCCAGTCGCTCGACGGCGTGGTGCACGAGGGCCTGTGGGAGCGGATCGAGGCGATCTTCCGGGCCTTCGGCTGGCGCGTCGCGCGCCTGCGCCACGGCAAGCTGCAGGAGGCCGCTTTCGCGGAGCCGGGCGGCGAACGGCTTCGGGAATGGATCGAGGCCTGCCCGAACCAGCTCTACTCGGCGCTGACGTGGCAGGGCGGCAAGGCGTGGCGCGCGCGGCTGACCGAGGAGCTGGGCGACCAGGGCGACGTCTCGGCGCTGCTGGACCGTCGCTCGGACGCGGAGCTGGCCGCGCTGATGGCGAACCTCGGCGGGCACTGCATGGCGACCTTGTGCGATGCCTTCGACGAAGCGGCGGAGGACGACCGCCCCACGGTGTTCCTGGCCTACACGATCAAGGGCTGGGGCACGCCGCTGGCGGGGCACAAGGACAACCACGCGGGCCTGATGAACCCCGCCCAGTTCGCCGAGTGGCAGCGCGAGATGGACGTGGAGCGGGGCGCCGAGTGGGACATTCCCGCCGATCTCGCCGCCGCCGCCAAGCGCGCGCCGTTCTTCGCACGCGGACCCCGGCGGCTGGAGGACGGCGCCGCCGCCGTGCCCGCGATCCCCGCGCCCGCGGACCGCGAGATCTCCACCCAGGCCGCGTTCGGCAAGATCCTCGACGCGGTGGCGAAGCAGGGCGGGCCACTGGCCGATCGCATCGTCACCATGTCGCCCGACGTCACCGTCTCCACCAACCTCGGGCCTTGGGTGAACCGGCGCGGCCTCTTCGACCGCCGCGAGCGGCCCGACACGTTCCGCGACGAGCGGGTGCCCTCGACGCAGAAATGGGCCTTCGGCCCCGAGGGGCAGCACCTGGAGCTGGGCATCGCCGAGATGAACCTCTTTCTCGCGCTGGGCGCCGCCGGCCTGTCGCATTCCCTGTTCGGGCGCCGGCTGATCCCGGTGGGCACGCTCTACGACCCCTTCGTCGCGCGCGGCCTCGATGCGCTGAACTACGCCTGCTACGGGGACGCCCGCTTCCTCTTCGCGGGCACGCCTTCGGGCGTCTCGCTCGCCCCCGAGGGCGGCGCGCACCAGTCCATCGCCTCGCCCCTGATCGGCATGAGCCAGGACGGGCTGGCCGCCTTCGAGCCGGCCTTCGCGGACGAGCTGGCGATCGTCATGGGCTGGGCCTTCGACTACCTCCAGCGCGAGGGCCGCGCGGACGAGGGCGACTGGGCGCGCGATGCCGAGGGCGGCTCGGTCTACCTGCGCCTCTCGACCCGCCCCCTGGAGCAGCCCGGCCCGCGGGGGCAGGACTTCGAGCGCGGCGTGATCGACGGCGCCTACTGGCTGCGCCCGCCCTCGCCGCGCACGGGCGTGGTGATCGCCTACCAGGGCGCGATCGCCGACCAGGCCATCGCCGCCGCCGGGCGGCTCGGGGACTGGACCGGCGACGTGGCGGTGCTGGCGGTGACGTCCGCCGACCGCCTCAACGCCGGCTGGACGGCGAGCGAGGAGAGCCACGTGGCGCGCCTGCTCGCGGACGTGCCGGGCCACGCCGCGCTGGTCACGGTGATCGACGGGCACCCCGCGACGCTGGCGTGGCTGGGCGGCGTGCACGGGCACCGGGTCCGCAGCCTCGGGGTCGAGCACTTCGGCCAGACCGGCACGGTGGCCGATCTCCACCGCCATTTCGGCATCGACGCGGACGGCATCGTGCGGGCGGCGAAGCGGACCATGGGAACGCGGCGCGCCCGGTCCGCCTGACGGCCCGGGCGGCTCGCGGCGCGTCGGCGCGGCGCGGGGGAAACTTGGATCGCCCCCGGGGCGTCTTACCTGTGTCGTGGAACAGGAGGACGGCCCTTGCACGAGGCCCTTCGCATCACCCTCGCCCTCGCGGGCCTCGGGCTCGGCGCGCTCGCCGCCTGGGGTCTCGGGCTTGCGGGCTGGGCCATCGCGCTCGCCTCCGCCGGCTTCGCCGCGACGCTCGCGCTGTTCGAGGCCGTGTCAAACCTGCGCTTTCCGCCGCGCCTCCACGCCGGGGTCGTGCTCTACGCCCTCGCCGCCCTCCTCCTGGGCGAGCACCTGCAGGTCTACGAGGCCCTGCCGTGGTGGGACCTCGCGCTCCACGTGGTCTCGGCGGCGGTGCTGGCGGTGGTGGGCTTCGGCCTAGCGCTCCTGCCCACCGCGGGCGCGCCGCCGCGCACGGCGCTGTGGGTGCTGGGCACGCTGGCCTTCGGCTTCGCCATGATGGCGGGGGCGCTGTGGGAGGTGCTGGAGTTCGCGCTCGACCAGCTCTTCGGCACGAACGCGCAGGATTCGGGTCTCGTGGACACGATGTGGGACGTGATCGCCAACACCCTCGGCGCGGTGGCGGGGGCAGTCGCGGGCCACGCGGCGCTGCTCTCGGGGCGCCGCCTGCCGCTGGGCGGGCTGCTTCTGGACGTCGTCGAGGCGAACCCGGTGCTCTACGGCCTATGGCGCGGCCCGCTGCGCCGCCCGGAGGGCCAGCCGCGCGGCGCGCTCGCCGGAGCGGACGGCGCCTTCGAGCGTGGCGGGCAGCCCCGTGCGGACGTGATCCCCGGCGAGTAGGAGGTTCGGCCAGGGCGTGCGGGGCCCGTGCCGCCTGGCGGCGCCTTCGGGCGACTGGTCGAAGGTGGCGGCCCGCTCGCGCAGGAAGCGGGCGGCGGGCATGGCGGGGGGCACGGCGCCTCCGTGGGCGCGCACGGCGGCGGCGACGTCGGCCCAGAGCCGGGCGAGGGCCGCGTCGCGCCCCAGCCCCTCCAGCGCGGAATCCTCCGCCGCCGAGACCGTGACCGACACCACGTCGCCGCGCCGGAACAACCAGTGCGCCGTGCCGCCGAGCAGGGCGAGGAGGGGGGGCAGGCCGCTGTCCGGGACCACGAAGTGCGCGTTGGCGATGGCCCGGCCCGAGGGCGGCAGCGCGAGGCGGGGCAGGAGCGCGCTCGCCTGCCGGGGCGGCACGGCCAGCACGGCCACGTCGCCGGGCGCGAAGTCGATGCGCGCGCCGGCATGGATCGTGCGGAGGCGGTCGCCGCCCTCCAGCGCCGCCACGGGGCGGCGCAGGTCGATCTGGGTGCCCTGTCGCTCCAAGAGGGCGAGCGCGGGGTCCACCAGCGCCGGGCCGAGGCCGCGGGGAAAGAACACCGGCCGCGCTGCGCCCGCGCCGCGCGCGAAGGAGCGCAGGAGCGCCGCCGCCAGCAGCCGGGCCGAGCCGCGTGCAGGGTCCTCGTTCAGCACGGCGCGGCTCATGGGGTCCCAGAAGCGCGCCATCAGCGGCGAGGCGGCGCCCACGGCCCGCTCCACCGTGGCCGAGGGGCGCGCGGCCGCCAGCCGGGCCATGTCGCGCACCAGCGTGCCGGGCCGCACGCCGGGGGGGCGGGCCGCCAGCGCCCCCCACGGACCGGGGCCGGGGCGCACGCACCACTGCTGGCCGTCCGCGAGGTCGAGGAACGGGAACGCCGCCTCGCCCCGCTCCAGCGCGTCCGCGCCGCCGATGCGCCCCGCCCAGTCCAGCACCGCGCGGTTGGCGGCGAGCACGAGGTGGTTGCCGTTGTCGATCACCCGCCCCAGCCGCGCGTCGCGGTAGGAGCGGCAGCGCCCGCCCGCCTTGGGCGAGGCCTCCAGCACCGTGACGGCCATGCCCCCGCGGGCGAGGGCCTCCGCGGCCACGAGGCCGGCCAGCCCCGCGCCGATCACGAAGGCGCGCGGCATCAGACCGGGCGCGCCGCGGCGGCGAGCCCGTCCACCAGCTTGCCGAGGCGCGAGCGACGGGGCGGCGGGCGCGTCCAGTCGGATTCCCAGCGGCGCAGCAGGCGCTCGTAGGGGCCCATCATCACCAGCGCAGGGAGCAGCGGCACGCGGCGGTGCGCGGGGATCTCGGCGGCGGCGGCGCGGAAGGCGCGGCGGGCGTCGGCCCCTACCAGCGCGCGCGCCCGGGGCAGGGCGGCGTGGCCCGGCACGCGGGCGGGCTCGCCCGGCAGTCCCGCGGCCTCCAGCACGGGGCGGGGCAGGTAGAGCCGGCCCATCGCGGCGTCCTGCTCCACGTCGCGCAGGATGTTCACCAGCTGCAGCCCGCGCGCGAGGTGGAGGGCGAACCGCTCCGAGGGCGGCCCGAGCCAGGCGCCGAAGCAGCGCATCGAGAGGATGCCCGCGGCGCCCGCCACGCGGCGGATGTAGGCGTCCAGCACCTCCGCCGAGGGCGCCACGATGGCGCGCGCGTCCATGCGCATGCCGTCGATCACCAGGGCGAACTCCGCTTCGGGCAGGTCGAGCCACGCGGCGGCGCGGGCGATCTCGGCGCCGATCGCGGTGCCGGGGCGGCCCGCGAAGGCGAGGGCGACCTCGCGCTCCCAGCGATCGAGGGCGGCGGCCCGCGCCTCGGGCGTGGCCGCGCCCGGCGCGTCGCCGTCGGCGATGTCGTCCACGGCGCGGCAGAGGGCGTAGACCGCATGGATCGCGCGGCGCCGCGGCTCGGGCAGGACGCGCATGCCGAGGGCGAAGCTCGACCCGGCGCCCGCCACCACGCGGCGCACCTCGGCCCGGTCGCCGCGCTCGGTGGTGGCGGGCGCGAAGCTCACGGCAGGGCCGCGGCGGCGGCGAGCCCCGCGCGCGCGAAGTCGAGCCGCGTGGGCGCGATGCGGCCCGCCAGCGGATCGCCGCGTTCGAGCCTCGCGTGGAGCCTTCGGGCCAGGAACAGGGTCGCCGCCGCCTGCGCGCGCAGGCCGCGCGAACGGATGCGCCGGGGCAGGGGCGCCGCCTCGCGCAGCAGCGCGCCCGTGGCCCCGAGGGTGCGGTCGATCACCGCGCGCAGGGCGGGCGAGGCGGTGGACGCGGCGAGCGCGGCGTCCCCGGCCCCCGCCGCGTGCATCCAGTCGCCGGGCAGGTAGCGGCGCCCGAGCCGCTGCCAGTCGGCGCGGATGTCCTGCACGTGGTTCAGCACCTGCAGCGCGGCGCACAGGGCGTCGGACAGCGCGTGCGCCCCGGCCCCCTCGCCGTGGACGCGCAGCAGGAACCGGCCGACCGGCGCGGCGGAGTGTGCGCAGTAGTCCCGCAGCGCCGCCCAGTCCGCGCAGCGCGCCCCCGCGGCGTCGCGGCGGAAGGCGACCAGGAGCGCCCGCGCCTCCTCCAGCGCGGCGCCCGGCCCGACGGCGCGACGCAGCGCCGCACCCGGGCCCGCGTCTTCGCCGTCCAGCCCCCGCTCCAGCGCCGCGAGCCGGGCGAGCCGCGCCTCGGGCGCGGCCGCGGGATCGTCGGCCGCATCGTCGGCGGCGCGCGCGAAGCGGTAGAATGCGACCACCTGAGGCCGAACCCGGGGCGCGAGCAGGCGCGAGGCCACCGGAAAGTTCTCGGACGCGGCCGCGTGCCACGGATCGGCAGCGTCCGCGCCGCCGGTCTGCATCCCGCCTGCCAGCGTCATCCGCCCGCTCTCCCCTCGTGACATCCGTGTCGGTTGACCTAGATCGCGGCCAGACCCCGAGAAGCGAACCGATGCGAAAAACACGACCGACCGCCCTGTGCAGCCTAGACGCCGCCGGAGCATCAGACCAGACCGCGGCACGATCCCGCGCCTCCCGACGGAGCACCCGATGAACGCCCAATCCGATACGCGCGCCCGCGACGTCGTCGTCGTCGGCGCCGGCCCCGGTGGCCTCGCCACCGCGATGCTGCTGCGCGCCTCCGGCGCCCGCGTGACCCTGCTGGAGAAGGCCGACCGCGTGGGCGGGCGCACCGCCAGCTTCGAGCAGGACGGGTTCACCTTCGACTACGGCCCGACCTTCTACCTCTACCCCGAGGTATTGCGCGAGATCTTCGCCGCCTGCGGGCGCGACCTCGACCGGGAGGTGGACCTCAAGCGCCTCGACCCGATGTACCGCCTCCAGTTCGACGACGGGAACACCTTCGACGCCACCCCCGACATCGACCGGCTCACGGCCGAGGCCGCGCGCATCTCGCCCGCGGACGCGCCCAACGTGAGGGCCTACCTCGCGGAGAACGCCGCCAAGTTCGAGGCCTTCCGCCCGATCCTCCAGCGCCCCTTCGCGAGTGCGCGCGACCTCGTGGGCGTCGACATGCTGCGCGCGCTGCCCCTGTTCCGGCCGTGGCTGACCGTGGACGGTGACCTCAAGCGCTGGTTCCGGCACCCGGACCTGCGCCTCGCCTTCTCGTTCCAGTCGAAGTACCTCGGCATGTCGCCGTTCAAGTGCCCCTCGCTGTTCACGATCGTGGCGCACGTGGAGTACGGCTTCGGGGTCTATCACCCCGTGGGCGGGTGCAACGCGATCCCCAAGGCCATGGCGCGCATCGCCCGCGAGATGGGCGTCGACATCCGCCTGTCGGAAGGCGCCGAGGAGATCGTCACCGAAGGCCGCCGCGCCACGGCGGTGCGCACCCGCACGGGCACGATCCCCGCCGATGCGGTGGTGGTGAACGGCGACTTCGCCTCGACCATTCCGCGCCTGATCCCGAACGCCCGCCGCAAGCGGTGGAGCGACAAGACGATCGCGAAGAAGAAGTACTCCTGCTCGACGTTCATGCTCTACCTCGGCATCGAGGGGCGCTTCGACGACATGCACCACCACACGATCTACCTGTCCGAGGACTACACCAAGAACATCCGCGAGATCGAGCAGGGCCTCGCCCCGCGCGAGCCCACGATCTACGTGCAGAACGCCTCCGTCACCGACCCGACGCTGGCGCCCGAGGGGCACTCCACGCTCTACGTGCTGGTGCCCACCGGCAACCTCGAGGGCGGCGAGGACTGGGAGGCGCTGGCCCCTGTCTACCGCGAGAAGATCCTCGATCGGCTATCCAAGCTCTCGGGCCACGACATCCGGCCCCGCATCCGCACCGAGCGCATGATCTCGCCCGCGGACTGGGAATCGCAGATGGGCATCTACCGGGGCGCCACGTTCAACCTCGCGCACAACCTCGGCCAGATGCTTCACCGCCGCCCCCACAACCGCTACGAGGACGTCGACGGCGTGTACCTGACGGGCGGCGGCACGCATCCCGGCTCGGGCCTGCCGACGATCTTCGAGAGCGCGCGCATCGCCGCCCGCCTCGCGGCCGAGGACATGGGAATGCCCGCGCCGGGCATGGGGATGAAGGAGGCGGCGGAATGAGCCACGTCGGCATCATCGGAGGCGGCCTCGGCGGCCTCGCGGCGGCTGCCACGCTGGCCGCGCGCGGCCACAAGGTCACCCTGCTGGAAAAGAACGGCTGGCTCGGCGGCAAGGCCGCCGTGCTGGAGGAGGAGGGCTTCCGCTTCGACATGGGGCCCACCATCCTCACCATGCCGCGGGTGCTGGAGCGGGTCTTCGCCGAGGCGGGCCGCGACATCGCCGACTACCTCGACCTGCGCCGCCTCGACCCCCAGTGGCGCTGCTTCTACGACGACGGCACCGTGCTCGACCTGCGCGACGACCCCAAGCTGGCCGCCCGCGAGATCGGGCGCCTGTCGCCCGAGGACGAGGCCGGGTTCGAGCGGTTCATGAAGGTCGCCGACCGCCTTTCGGACGTCTCCGACCGGTTCTTCTTCTGGCGCTCGGTCGAGGACCTGCG encodes the following:
- a CDS encoding transketolase-like TK C-terminal-containing protein, with amino-acid sequence MTDTRTLDRLARAALWLSHWTIHHANHVRPRADGEVKVGGHQASSASMAQIMTALYFHALRPEDRVAVKPHASPVFHAIQALAGNMPREKLERFRGLGGAQSYPSRTKDVDDVDFSTGSVGLGVAATLFASLVQDYLHAKDALRPDWPMGRMVALVGDAELDEGNVYEALQEGWKHDLRNCWWIVDYNRQSLDGVVHEGLWERIEAIFRAFGWRVARLRHGKLQEAAFAEPGGERLREWIEACPNQLYSALTWQGGKAWRARLTEELGDQGDVSALLDRRSDAELAALMANLGGHCMATLCDAFDEAAEDDRPTVFLAYTIKGWGTPLAGHKDNHAGLMNPAQFAEWQREMDVERGAEWDIPADLAAAAKRAPFFARGPRRLEDGAAAVPAIPAPADREISTQAAFGKILDAVAKQGGPLADRIVTMSPDVTVSTNLGPWVNRRGLFDRRERPDTFRDERVPSTQKWAFGPEGQHLELGIAEMNLFLALGAAGLSHSLFGRRLIPVGTLYDPFVARGLDALNYACYGDARFLFAGTPSGVSLAPEGGAHQSIASPLIGMSQDGLAAFEPAFADELAIVMGWAFDYLQREGRADEGDWARDAEGGSVYLRLSTRPLEQPGPRGQDFERGVIDGAYWLRPPSPRTGVVIAYQGAIADQAIAAAGRLGDWTGDVAVLAVTSADRLNAGWTASEESHVARLLADVPGHAALVTVIDGHPATLAWLGGVHGHRVRSLGVEHFGQTGTVADLHRHFGIDADGIVRAAKRTMGTRRARSA
- a CDS encoding squalene/phytoene synthase family protein — protein: MSFAPATTERGDRAEVRRVVAGAGSSFALGMRVLPEPRRRAIHAVYALCRAVDDIADGDAPGAATPEARAAALDRWEREVALAFAGRPGTAIGAEIARAAAWLDLPEAEFALVIDGMRMDARAIVAPSAEVLDAYIRRVAGAAGILSMRCFGAWLGPPSERFALHLARGLQLVNILRDVEQDAAMGRLYLPRPVLEAAGLPGEPARVPGHAALPRARALVGADARRAFRAAAAEIPAHRRVPLLPALVMMGPYERLLRRWESDWTRPPPRRSRLGKLVDGLAAAARPV
- a CDS encoding squalene/phytoene synthase family protein is translated as MTLAGGMQTGGADAADPWHAAASENFPVASRLLAPRVRPQVVAFYRFARAADDAADDPAAAPEARLARLAALERGLDGEDAGPGAALRRAVGPGAALEEARALLVAFRRDAAGARCADWAALRDYCAHSAAPVGRFLLRVHGEGAGAHALSDALCAALQVLNHVQDIRADWQRLGRRYLPGDWMHAAGAGDAALAASTASPALRAVIDRTLGATGALLREAAPLPRRIRSRGLRAQAAATLFLARRLHARLERGDPLAGRIAPTRLDFARAGLAAAAALP
- the hpnE gene encoding hydroxysqualene dehydroxylase HpnE; translation: MPRAFVIGAGLAGLVAAEALARGGMAVTVLEASPKAGGRCRSYRDARLGRVIDNGNHLVLAANRAVLDWAGRIGGADALERGEAAFPFLDLADGQQWCVRPGPGPWGALAARPPGVRPGTLVRDMARLAAARPSATVERAVGAASPLMARFWDPMSRAVLNEDPARGSARLLAAALLRSFARGAGAARPVFFPRGLGPALVDPALALLERQGTQIDLRRPVAALEGGDRLRTIHAGARIDFAPGDVAVLAVPPRQASALLPRLALPPSGRAIANAHFVVPDSGLPPLLALLGGTAHWLFRRGDVVSVTVSAAEDSALEGLGRDAALARLWADVAAAVRAHGGAVPPAMPAARFLRERAATFDQSPEGAARRHGPRTPWPNLLLAGDHVRTGLPATLEGAVRSGERAARLALRAAQRAAP